Proteins from a single region of Pseudomonas quebecensis:
- a CDS encoding amidotransferase, whose amino-acid sequence MSLRVCILETDILRPGLIDQYQGYGQMFKRLFAKQPIPAEFVVYNVVNGEYPSDDERFDAYLVTGSKADSFGTDPWIQTLKTYLLERYKRGDKLLGICFGHQLLALLLGGKAERATQGWGMGIHDYTLDAKTPWMSPEVPELTLLISHQDQVTTLPEGAKVIASSEFCPFAAYHIGDQVLCFQGHPEFIQDYSRELLEILQTTLGEKVYSNGVASLAREHHGVTVAEWMMRFVAHTPEAEVKAIPSA is encoded by the coding sequence ATGTCGCTACGCGTCTGCATCCTGGAAACCGATATCCTGCGTCCAGGCCTGATCGATCAGTACCAAGGTTACGGACAGATGTTCAAGCGCCTGTTCGCCAAGCAGCCGATCCCTGCCGAGTTTGTCGTGTACAACGTGGTGAACGGAGAATACCCGTCGGACGATGAGCGGTTTGACGCCTACCTGGTTACCGGCAGCAAGGCCGATTCCTTCGGTACCGACCCGTGGATCCAGACGCTCAAAACCTACCTGCTTGAGCGTTACAAGCGCGGCGACAAATTGCTGGGCATCTGTTTCGGTCACCAGTTGCTGGCACTGCTGCTGGGTGGCAAAGCCGAGCGCGCCACTCAAGGCTGGGGCATGGGCATCCATGATTACACGCTGGATGCCAAGACCCCCTGGATGAGCCCCGAGGTGCCGGAACTGACCCTGCTGATCAGCCATCAGGACCAGGTGACCACCTTGCCGGAGGGCGCCAAGGTCATTGCCTCCAGCGAGTTTTGCCCGTTCGCCGCATACCACATCGGCGATCAGGTGCTGTGCTTTCAGGGCCACCCGGAATTTATCCAGGACTATTCGCGCGAGTTGCTGGAGATTCTTCAGACAACCTTGGGTGAAAAGGTCTACTCAAACGGTGTGGCCAGCCTGGCACGCGAGCACCACGGCGTCACCGTGGCGGAATGGATGATGCGCTTCGTGGCGCACACGCCCGAGGCCGAGGTTAAAGCCATCCCGAGCGCTTGA
- a CDS encoding magnesium and cobalt transport protein CorA, translating to MGRVVAAAVYSAGKKVTDITLDEGAAWAAKPGHFVWIGLEEPNAQELANLQRQFNLHELAIEDALEKHSRPKLETFGDALFIVTYSPVRENGKLIFIETHIFAGNGYVITARNGHSASYGFVRQRCEARPLLLEHGEDFVLYALLDFVTENYQPVSEAIHAEIDELERNVLCSSLSERDIQNLHSLRRDVLRLKRHVAPMVEISQELQKLSFPFIDKNMRPYFRDVQIHVTRQMEDLTTLRDIASQTIEIGVLLEASRQSVVQRKFAAWAAILAFPTAVAGIYGMNFQNMPELQWHYGYFAVLGLIAVGCTSLWASFKRSGWL from the coding sequence ATGGGTAGAGTTGTTGCGGCCGCCGTGTACAGCGCCGGAAAGAAAGTCACCGATATCACCCTTGACGAAGGCGCGGCATGGGCCGCCAAACCCGGCCATTTTGTATGGATCGGCCTGGAAGAGCCCAACGCCCAGGAATTGGCCAACCTGCAACGCCAGTTCAACCTGCATGAACTGGCCATCGAAGATGCCCTGGAAAAACACAGCCGTCCCAAGCTGGAAACCTTTGGCGACGCGCTGTTTATCGTCACTTACTCGCCGGTGCGCGAGAACGGCAAACTGATATTTATTGAAACCCATATTTTCGCCGGCAACGGTTACGTGATCACCGCGCGCAACGGTCATTCGGCGTCCTACGGTTTTGTGCGCCAGCGCTGTGAGGCGCGGCCGCTGTTGCTGGAGCATGGGGAAGATTTCGTACTGTATGCGCTGCTGGATTTCGTCACGGAAAACTACCAGCCGGTCAGCGAGGCGATTCACGCCGAGATCGATGAGCTGGAGCGCAATGTGCTGTGCAGTTCGTTGAGCGAACGCGATATCCAGAACCTGCACAGCCTGCGGCGCGACGTGCTGCGGCTCAAACGTCACGTGGCGCCGATGGTGGAGATCAGCCAGGAACTGCAAAAGCTGAGCTTCCCGTTTATCGACAAAAACATGCGCCCGTACTTCCGTGATGTGCAGATTCATGTCACACGTCAGATGGAAGACCTGACCACCCTGCGCGACATCGCCAGCCAGACCATCGAGATCGGGGTGTTGCTGGAGGCGTCGCGCCAGAGCGTGGTGCAGCGCAAATTCGCCGCCTGGGCGGCGATCCTGGCGTTCCCCACTGCGGTGGCAGGGATTTACGGGATGAATTTCCAGAACATGCCCGAGCTGCAATGGCACTACGGCTACTTTGCGGTGCTCGGGCTGATTGCGGTGGGATGCACCAGCCTATGGGCCAGTTTCAAGCGCTCGGGATGGCTTTAA
- a CDS encoding 1-acylglycerol-3-phosphate O-acyltransferase — MLFLLRMVLMSLHFIVAGVLGVLIGVCRPFNPDNSRLCARLYAVPAMWLLGLKVKADVDSLRHKPGTCVIIANHQSNYDLFVFGTVVPHRTVCIAKKSLKWVPLFGQLFWLAGNVLIDRGNAHKARRAMLTTTRTLQHEDTSIWVFPEGTRNLGKGLLPFKKGAFHMAIAAGVPIVQVCVSNYVTHMQLNRWNSGDVLIRSLPPIPTVGMTSEDIPALMQACQAQMDACIKAMDGQLNSV, encoded by the coding sequence ATGCTTTTTCTGTTACGGATGGTGCTGATGAGCCTGCACTTTATAGTTGCCGGGGTGCTGGGCGTGCTGATCGGCGTCTGCCGTCCGTTCAACCCGGACAACAGCCGCCTGTGCGCCCGTCTCTATGCGGTGCCTGCCATGTGGTTGCTGGGGCTGAAGGTGAAGGCCGATGTCGACTCGCTGCGCCATAAACCGGGCACCTGCGTGATTATCGCCAACCATCAGTCCAACTATGACTTGTTCGTGTTCGGCACCGTGGTGCCCCACCGTACCGTGTGCATCGCCAAGAAGAGCCTGAAATGGGTGCCCTTGTTCGGCCAGTTGTTCTGGCTGGCGGGCAATGTGTTGATCGACCGGGGCAATGCGCACAAGGCGCGCCGGGCGATGCTTACCACCACACGCACACTGCAACACGAAGACACGTCAATCTGGGTATTCCCGGAAGGTACGCGCAACCTGGGCAAGGGCCTGCTGCCCTTCAAGAAAGGCGCGTTTCATATGGCGATTGCCGCCGGCGTGCCCATCGTGCAGGTATGTGTCAGCAATTACGTCACCCATATGCAACTCAATCGCTGGAACAGCGGTGATGTGCTCATACGCTCGTTGCCACCTATTCCTACCGTTGGCATGACCTCGGAGGATATCCCAGCCTTGATGCAAGCCTGTCAGGCGCAGATGGATGCGTGCATCAAGGCAATGGATGGGCAACTGAACAGCGTGTAA
- a CDS encoding crotonase/enoyl-CoA hydratase family protein has translation MSELIAYHLEDGIATLTLSNGKVNAISPAVVSAFNEALDQAEKDRAVVVITGTPGILSGGYDLKVMTAGPKEAIGLVTSGSTLARRLLSHPFPVIVACPGHAVAKGAFLLLSADYRIGVEGPFSIGLNEVMIGMTMHHAGIELARDRLRKSAFHRSVINAEMFDPQGALQAGFLDKVVAPEELHAAALEAARQLKKINMNAHKHTKLKVRKALLEALDEAIIQDQGHILS, from the coding sequence ATGAGTGAGCTGATTGCCTACCACCTCGAAGACGGTATCGCGACCCTGACCTTGAGCAACGGCAAGGTCAACGCCATTTCCCCTGCGGTGGTCAGTGCGTTTAACGAAGCGCTGGACCAGGCCGAGAAGGATCGGGCGGTGGTGGTGATCACCGGCACGCCGGGAATTCTGTCCGGGGGTTACGATTTGAAGGTGATGACCGCCGGCCCTAAAGAAGCAATCGGCCTGGTGACGTCGGGCTCCACATTGGCGCGGCGCCTGTTGTCGCACCCCTTCCCGGTGATTGTGGCGTGCCCTGGGCATGCGGTGGCCAAGGGCGCATTTCTGTTGTTGTCGGCGGATTATCGGATCGGTGTCGAAGGTCCGTTCAGCATCGGCCTCAACGAAGTGATGATCGGCATGACCATGCACCACGCCGGCATCGAGCTGGCGCGGGACCGTCTGCGCAAATCGGCGTTTCATCGCTCGGTGATCAACGCCGAGATGTTCGACCCGCAGGGCGCATTGCAGGCCGGCTTCCTCGACAAGGTGGTCGCCCCCGAAGAACTGCACGCAGCAGCCCTGGAAGCTGCACGGCAATTGAAGAAGATCAACATGAACGCCCACAAGCACACCAAATTGAAAGTGCGCAAAGCGCTGCTGGAAGCGCTGGACGAGGCGATTATCCAGGATCAGGGCCATATTCTGAGCTAA